A region of Pseudomonadota bacterium DNA encodes the following proteins:
- a CDS encoding TIGR02266 family protein — MSAGPDEDDARERRGQPRAPIELQVEYKRLNSFFADYTRNISRGGTFIQTDKPLEVGTEFVFRLVVPRLPEPLVLRGKVQWAVLAADAHAESRPGMGIGFIYKSESERERIQGVVEKLMIESLGRTLFDRLVNQHHRTR, encoded by the coding sequence TTGAGCGCAGGACCCGACGAGGACGATGCACGAGAAAGGCGCGGCCAACCACGTGCGCCCATCGAGCTTCAGGTGGAGTACAAGCGCCTCAACTCCTTCTTCGCCGACTACACCAGGAACATCAGCCGAGGCGGGACCTTCATCCAGACCGATAAACCGCTGGAGGTCGGCACCGAGTTCGTGTTCCGGCTGGTTGTCCCGCGCTTGCCCGAGCCGCTCGTGCTCCGGGGCAAGGTCCAGTGGGCAGTGCTGGCCGCAGACGCCCACGCCGAGTCCAGGCCTGGCATGGGCATCGGCTTCATCTACAAGTCGGAGTCCGAGCGCGAAAGGATCCAAGGGGTGGTGGAGAAACTGATGATCGAGAGCCTGGGCCGGACCCTATTTGACCGACTCGTGAATCAGCATCACCGTACTCGTTGA